A genomic window from Silene latifolia isolate original U9 population chromosome Y, ASM4854445v1, whole genome shotgun sequence includes:
- the LOC141630739 gene encoding uncharacterized protein LOC141630739, whose protein sequence is MEILSRALRAMCNDNQVSYHPKCAKLKLTHLIFADDLMVFTRGDRPSIKKATDILKLFSSWSGLQANFDKTEVYFGGVNASLKQQILSDIGLAEGHFPFRYLGLPLNPARLTSSMYEGLVMRIQNLVQSCASKFLSYAGKLQVLNSVVFGLCNFWCGSLLLPKAVCIAITIYCRQLFWGYSEGTRRVIFKSWQSICFPWVEEGFQLKAIMAWNQANMLKWLWHLDRGSGSVWSSWVSKYYLAQCSFWAFTVQEYYSESIRGVILTKDMIIQRLGGMQAAKSALHGCLDHGKFSVGKAYDLIRPRLPTQICYRAVQCCLLLPRYKVILQLAVQRKLATTDMLIQRGVHLVSRCPLCKCKTESTRHLFFKCAYSYQVLSLVLERVQMSIPTADLHSLLVWAHRRKPRKYWKNRWIGCSIATAVYCLWKERNARVFAGQERSMELLVREIHDLVGMILLHRARVDEDTMLSGLISH, encoded by the coding sequence ATGGAAATCTTGTCTCGAGCTCTTAGGGCTATGTGTAATGATAATCAGGTCTCCTATCACCCTAAGTGTGCCAAATTGAAGCTTACCCATCTTATTTTTGCGGATGATTTGATGGTCTTTACCAGGGGGGATAGACCTTCCATTAAGAAGGCTACTGATATTCTTAAACTATTCTCTAGCTGGTCTGGACTTCAGGCTAATTTTGACAAAACTGAGGTGTATTTTGGAGGAGTTAATGCCTCACTGAAGCAGCAGATCTTGTCTGACATTGGTTTAGCTGAGGGCCACTTTCCTTTTAGATACTTGGGCCTTCCCTTAAATCCTGCTCGGCTTACTAGTAGCATGTATGAGGGTCTGGTCATGAGGATCCAAAATCTGGTCCAAAGTTGTGCTTCAAAATTTCTATCCTATGCTGGCAAGCTTCAGGTGCTCAACTCAGTGGTTTTTGGCCTCTGCAATTTCTGGTGTGGCAGCTTACTTCTTCCTAAGGCAGTATGCATTGCTATCACCATTTACTGTAGGCAGCTGTTTTGGGGTTACTCTGAGGGAACTAGGAGAGTCATTTTCAAGAGCTGGCAGAGTATTTGCTTCCCTTGGGTTGAGGAGGGTTTCCAACTGAAAGCTATTATGGCCTGGAATCAGGCAAATATGCTTAAATGGCTTTGGCATCTGGACAGAGGGTCTGGCTCTGTGTGGTCTTCCTGGGTGTCTAAGTATTATCTTGCCCAATGTTCTTTTTGGGCTTTTACTGTTCAGGAGTATTACTCTGAAAGTATTAGAGGGGTCATCCTTACCAAAGACATGATTATCCAACGTTTAGGGGGAATGCAGGCAGCCAAGAGTGCTTTACATGGTTGCCTGGATCATGGTAAGTTCTCTGTAGGAAAGGCCTATGATTTGATAAGACCAAGGCTTCCTACTCAAATATGCTATAGGGCTGTCCAATGTTGTTTGCTCTTACCCCGTTATAAGGTCATCCTCCAGTTGGCAGTTCAGAGGAAGCTTGCAACCACTGATATGCTCATTCAGAGAGGTGTACACTTGGTCAGTCGATGTCCCTTGTGTAAATGCAAAACTGAAAGCACCAGACATCTTTTTTTCAAATGTGCATATTCATATCAGGTTCTATCTTTGGTACTGGAACGTGTCCAGATGTCTATCCCAACTGCTGATTTGCATAGTCTTCTAGTGTGGGCTCATAGGCGAAAGCCAAGGAAATATTGGAAGAATAGGTGGATTGGGTGTAGCATTGCTACTGCTGTCTACTGCCTCTGGAAAGAAAGGAATGCTCGTGTTTTTGCTGGCCAGGAGAGGAGTATGGAGCTCCTTGTTCGGGAAATTCATGACCTGGTTGGTATGATTCTCCTGCATCGGGCTCGGGTGGATGAGGACACCATGCTGTCTGGGCTAATTAGCCATTAG
- the LOC141630738 gene encoding uncharacterized protein LOC141630738 has translation MIYASNDAREREDLWQHLVQLKSSVDQWILLGDFNVVRDVTERISDTPPVLADILDFNNCLYQCEVEDLPSTGCDLTWNNKQDTGTRVWSKLDRALGNSSWLTKFHVTSANYLAPGISDHSPIVVTIFDDPVKKPTFSFLNCWVEDPDYDNLVQQAWQLPVSGSNTFKFFEKLKNVRKALKNLHGTNYTGIQAGVATLKKELLDCQSALQAKPLSADLIAQEKEVLQNYCKFKRIEKSILRQTAKVSNIKHNDCSSKFF, from the coding sequence ATGATATATGCTAGCAATGATGCTCGGGAAAGGGAGGACCTTTGGCAACATCTTGTTCAGCTGAAGTCCTCTGTTGATCAGTGGATTCTTTTGGGAGATTTTAATGTGGTTAGAGATGTGACTGAGAGGATTAGTGACACTCCTCCTGTCTTGGCTGATATTCTGGACTTTAATAACTGCCTTTATCAGTGTGAAGTGGAGGATCTTCCTAGCACTGGGTGTGATCTTACTTGGAACAATAAGCAGGACACTGGTACTAGAGTTTGGTCGAAGTTGGATAGGGCTCTAGGGAACTCCTCTTGGCTTACCAAGTTCCATGTCACTTCTGCAAATTACCTAGCTCCAGGAATTTCTGATCATTCTCCTATTGTGGTTACTATATTTGATGATCCAGTCAAGAAGCCCACCTTTAGTTTTCTCAACTGTTGGGTGGAGGATCCTGATTATGATAACCTTGTCCAGCAAGCTTGGCAGCTTCCTGTCTCTGGTTCCAACACCTTTAAATTCTTTGAAAAACTTAAAAATGTCAGGAAAGCTCTTAAAAATCTTCATGGGACAAATTATACTGGTATCCAGGCTGGAGTGGCTACCCTGAAAAAAGAGCTTCTGGATTGTCAGTCTGCTTTGCAAGCCAAGCCACTCTCTGCTGATCTTATTGCTCAGGAAAAAGAGGTGTTACAGAACTACTGTAAATTTAAGAGAATTGAGAAATCCATTCTTAGGCAAACGGCTAAGGTTTCTAACATTAAGCACAATGACTGCTCTTCTAAGTTCTTCTAG